One window of Mus caroli chromosome 11, CAROLI_EIJ_v1.1, whole genome shotgun sequence genomic DNA carries:
- the Serpinf1 gene encoding pigment epithelium-derived factor, with protein sequence MQALVLLLWTGALLGHGSSQNVPSSSEGSPVPDSTGEPVEEEDPFFKVPVNKLAAAVSNFGYDLYRLRSSASPTGNILLSPLSVATALSALSLGAEHRTESVIHRALYYDLITNPDIHSTYKELLASVTAPEKNLKSASRIVFERKLRVKSSFVAPLEKSYATRPRILTGNPRVDLQEINNWVQAQMKGKIARSTKEMPSALSILLLGVAYFKGQWVTKFDSRKTTLQDFHLDEDRTVRVPMMSDPKAILRYGLDSDLNCKIAQLPLTGSMSIIFFLPLTVTQNLTMIEESLTSEFIHDIDRELKTIQAVLTVPKLKLSFEGELTKSLQDMKLQSLFESPDFSKITGKPVKLTQVEHRAAFEWNEEGAGTSPTPGLQPVRLTFPLDYHLNQPFIFVLRDTDTGALLFIGRILDPSST encoded by the exons GGCTCCCCAGTCCCGGACAGCACCGGCGAGCCCGTGGAGGAGGAGGACCCCTTCTTCAAGGTCCCTGTGAACAAGTTGGCAGCAGCTGTCTCCAACTTCGGCTACGATCTATACCGCCTGAGATCCAGTGCCAGCCCAACGGGCAACATCCTGCTGTCTCCACTCAGCGTGGCCACAGccctctctgccctttctctgG GAGCTGAACATCGAACAGAGTCTGTCATTCACCGGGCTCTCTACTATGACCTGATCACCAACCCTGACATCCACAGCACCTACAAGGAGCTCCTTGCCTCTGTTACTGCCCCTGAGAAGAACCTCAAGAGTGCTTCCAGAATTGTGTTTGAGAGGA AACTTCGAGTCAAATCCAGCTTTGTTGCCCCTCTGGAGAAGTCCTATGCAACCAGGCCCCGAATCCTCACGGGCAACCCTCGCGTAGACCTGCAGGAGATTAACAACTGGGTGCAGGCCCAGATGAAAGGGAAGATTGCCCGGTCCACGAAGGAAATGCCCAGTGCCCTCAGCATCCTTCTCCTTGGCGTGGCTTACTTCAAGG GGCAGTGGGTAACCAAGTTTGACTCGAGAAAGACGACCCTCCAGGATTTTCATTTGGATGAGGACCGGACCGTGAGAGTCCCCATGATGTCAGATCCTAAGGCCATCTTACGATACGGCTTGGACTCTGATCTCAACTGCAAG ATTGCCCAGCTGCCCTTGACAGGAAGTATGAGCATCATCTTCTTCCTGCCCCTGACGGTGACCCAGAACTTGACCATGATAGAGGAGAGCCTCACCTCTGAGTTCATTCATGACATCGACCGAGAACTGAAGACTATCCAAGCTGTGCTGACTGTCCCCAAGCTGAAGCTGAGCTTCGAAGGCGAACTtaccaagtctctgcaggacATGA AGCTACAGTCGTTGTTTGAGTCACCCGACTTCAGCAAGATTACTGGCAAACCCGTGAAGCTCACCCAAGTGGAACACAGGGCTGCTTTTGAGTGGAATGAAGAGGGGGCAGGAAccagccccaccccaggcctCCAGCCCGTCCGCCTCACCTTCCCGCTAGACTATCACCTAAACCAACCTTTCATCTTTGTTCTGAGGGACACAGACACGGGGGCCCTCCTCTTCATAGGCAGAATCCTGGACCCCAGTAGCACTTAA